From one Henningerozyma blattae CBS 6284 chromosome 1, complete genome genomic stretch:
- the TBLA0A04270 gene encoding uncharacterized protein, whose protein sequence is MQYKQTLTAAALASTALAAYKPNEPWSTLTPTATYSNALTDYTGSFGIAVVPLATTASSAAKAKRDAVSQIGDGQIQAATTTTSTVAPKKSTAAAVSQIGDGQIQATTKTEAPKQTAAAVSQIGDGQIQATTKTEAPKQTAAAVSQIGDGQIQATTKTEAPKQTAAAVSQIGDGQIQATTNTVLTKESAAAVSQIGDGQIQATTKAQAPKSTAAAVSQIGDGQIQATTRKTTTLDGKTFTPSATEDGSKTTSTTPAQNSPSDEDSFFQAEACKNNGTLSMTLKNGILTDIKGRVGSIVANRQFQFDGPPPQAGAIYAAGWSITPEGNLAIGSNDVFYQCLSGNFYNLYDESQGKQCQKVYLQAIELVNC, encoded by the coding sequence ATGCAATACAAACAAACATTAACTGCTGCTGCACTAGCTTCAACTGCCTTAGCTGCTTACAAACCAAATGAACCATGGTCTACTTTAACGCCAACTGCAACTTATTCAAATGCTTTAACTGATTATACTGGTTCTTTTGGTATTGCAGTCGTTCCTTTAGCAACAACTGCCTCATCAGCCGCCAAAGCTAAGAGAGACGCTGTTTCCCAAATTGGTGATGGCCAAATCCAAGCTGCTACTACTACCACTTCTACCGTTGCTCCAAAGAAGAGCACAGCTGCTGCTGTATCTCAAATCGGTGATGGTCAAATTCAAGCCACTACCAAGACTGAAGCCCCAAAACAAACTGCCGCTGCCGTCTCTCAAATCGGTGATGGTCAAATCCAAGCCACTACCAAGACTGAAGCCCCAAAACAAACTGCCGCTGCCGTCTCTCAAATCGGTGATGGTCAAATCCAAGCCACTACCAAGACTGAAGCCCCAAAACAAACTGCCGCTGCTGTCTCTCAAATCGGTGATGGCCAAATCCAAGCCACTACTAATACCGttttaacaaaagaaaGTGCTGCTGCAGTTTCCCAAATTGGCGATGGTCAAATTCAAGCTACTACTAAAGCTCAAGCTCCAAAAAGCACAGCTGCTGCTGTATCTCAAATAGGTGATGGTCAAATCCAAGCTACCACAAGAAAAACCACTACATTAGACGGTAAAACTTTCACACCATCGGCTACTGAAGATGGCTCTAAAACTACATCCACAACTCCAGCTCAAAATTCACCATCTGATGAAGATTCCTTCTTCCAAGCTGAAGCCTGTAAGAATAATGGTACATTATCTATGACGTTAAAAAATGGTATTTTAACTGATATTAAAGGTAGAGTTGGTTCTATTGTAGCTAACAGACAATTCCAATTTGATGGTCCACCACCACAAGCTGGTGCCATTTATGCTGCTGGTTGGTCTATTACCCCAGAAGGTAACTTAGCTATTGGTTCTAATGATGTCTTCTACCAATGTTTATCTGGTAATTTCTACAATCTATACGATGAAAGTCAAGGTAAGCAATGTCAAAAAGTTTATTTACAAGCTATTGAATTAGTGAACTGTTAA
- the TBLA0A04260 gene encoding MFS transporter codes for MYLDSFKNTFFVDILEYFNVIQIIEYPNDISTSSSSLNKKFSNQDEKKNSILLKDDSSIKDYIPEYHYSPKLSSSQIDIRHSELSSDETVQDTEWILRDPYCVTWHNENDIDNPQNWSIRMKTVMMIQTSILTCVTYMGASIYTPGQEDIQNEFNVGHIVGTLNLSVYVLGYGFGQVFFAPLSEVSTIDRQIIYSLTLLFYSIFQIGCATVNNIGGLIVIRFITGFLSSQALATTGATMADFLDARYYAYLLGLWSVGAIAAPILAPLLGACMVVAKNWRWIFWFLCWLSATITLITMFFYPETNHANILHRRAKRLRKQIGDNKYYTMDEKKMQTLSYKEFAITILYKPFKIMIHEPIIMAFDVYSALVYAVFYIFFEAFPLVFSGIYHFTLIELGLSYMGFAVGTAISYPLFAWFIYKYISPKLDLPRFQPESFLVIILYLCWLFPIALFMFGWTAGVHWSLPMVSEIVFCIFQFTFFQIIFTYLALSYPTHVASVFAGNGVVRSCLAGAFPLFGDILFNNLATPKFPVAWGCSVLGFIALAMCTIPFLIYKFGAYLRSKSSYTD; via the coding sequence ATGTATCttgattcttttaaaaatacttttttcgttgatattttagaatatttcaatGTAATACAAATTATAGAATATCCAAATGACATATCtacttcatcttcatctttaaataaaaaattttctaatcaagacgagaaaaaaaattcaatactTCTAAAAGACGATAGCTCGATAAAAGATTATATTCCAGAATACCATTATAGCCCGAAACTAAGTTCATCTCAAATAGATATAAGGCATTCAGAGCTTTCTAGTGATGAAACCGTTCAAGATACAGAATGGATCCTCAGGGATCCTTATTGTGTTACATGgcataatgaaaatgatatagaTAACCCACAAAATTGGTCAATAAGAATGAAAACAGTGATGATGATTCAAACTTCAATATTAACTTGTGTCACCTATATGGGTGCCTCAATATATACTCCAGGACAAGAGGATATTCAGAACGAATTTAATGTGGGCCATATTGTCGGTACCTTAAATTTATCTGTGTATGTTCTTGGTTATGGATTTGGACAAGTATTTTTTGCACCTCTTTCAGAAGTCAGTACTATTGATAGACAGATAATATATTCGCtaactttattattttattcaattttccaaattggATGTGCTACCGTCAATAATATTGGAGGGTTAATTGTCATTAGATTCATTACTGGATTTTTATCTTCCCAAGCTTTGGCAACCACTGGTGCAACAATGGCTGATTTTTTAGATGCAAGGTATTACGCTTATTTATTAGGTTTATGGTCAGTAGGTGCCATAGCAGCCCCGATTTTAGCACCTCTCTTGGGTGCTTGTATGGTTGTTGCCAAGAATTGGAGATGGATTTTTTGGTTTCTATGTTGGTTAAGTGCAACAATTACCTTAATTACCATGTTTTTTTACCCAGAGACTAATCATGCTAACATATTACATCGTCGTGCTAAGCGTCTCAGAAAACAGATAGGAGATAATAAATACTATACAATGgatgagaaaaaaatgcaaaCTTTATCatataaagaatttgccattacaattttatataaaccatttaaaataatgatcCATGAACCAATCATTATGGCGTTTGATGTTTACTCAGCATTGGTATATGCGgtgttttatattttcttcgAGGCTTTCCCCTTAGTATTTAGCGGTATCTATCACTTTACCTTAATTGAACTTGGACTATCATATATGGGGTTTGCTGTTGGTACTGCTATATCTTACCCACTTTTTGCATGGtttatttacaaatatattagtCCAAAATTAGATCTTCCGAGGTTTCAACCAGAATCTTTCTTGGTAATTATCCTATATCTTTGTTGGCTGTTTCCAATAGCTTTGTTCATGTTTGGTTGGACAGCAGGAGTTCATTGGTCATTACCCATGGTTTCAGAAATtgtattttgtatttttcaatttacttttttccaaattatttttacatATTTAGCCCTATCTTATCCAACTCACGTGGCATCTGTATTTGCTGGTAACGGTGTAGTAAGATCATGTTTAGCAGGGGCCTTCCCACTATTCGGAgatattttgtttaataatttagctACACCAAAATTTCCTGTTGCCTGGGGTTGTTCTGTTTTAGGATTTATAGCTTTGGCAATGTGTACAATTCCTTTTCTTATCTATAAATTTGGTGCTTATTTGCGTAGTAAATCAAGCTATACTGATTAA
- the TBLA0A04280 gene encoding uncharacterized protein (similar to Saccharomyces cerevisiae OAF1 (YAL051W) and PIP2 (YOR363C); ancestral locus Anc_7.17) has translation MSRRGVKKPRPSKVCLTCRRRKVKCDQQHPSCMRCIKSSTLCTYTYSTPVSDDSLPDSLDTPKSMSQPKKSVMPTTDQLMTIGYTHTPSSITDHHDFNNNLPPSEVSPSELPNANLTNSNLPNSPLILSLWHPSDTMVAYGTITFIEPPFGLHTIVQSDHFSRAFAGAAHGTALFELQDSVILNSEGKLVPRLTNSTTTTTAATAKEVSLLVFLENAIKTSIQFQKLSTENVPPVNFIYSSYDINSNVNPLSLPILKTLLTEIEILLMDRETIDSLLKTFYQDIYPLFPILEINDFEDELKEIFDLSIPNRLQINIGDENVRKKLETLTLFLIIITISLKCYSIDPQRKTIQGKDALQYARQFSLLSHKLLYLLNVFKYTNELSLCCLLYFYIAEYLNPESLKNHANNETLLSIKCLYQMALTLGLYNEPTKYDRLISSNGITTSGLNFRRKLWFGLQMIIMQTSLSEGDMFGSEDIYLNLFMRDASSDKTPMDMFEDNNAPGFDSTLSQILLDQYKFHISMVHLIQSLQYFTGNANLSTVLENVEILKSILDKKFPLSKLKSNSPTGFLNNNESSWRGATLNAYHLQNATLLRINILGYSTLLNIYQTLLFHFEELCKKDAIKYSPYYHDFTSKAISSYCQLFTIVSEYQQEKYKSHIPTNFKFAINRLICFTIVKLWIFQSSCLLRIAFKKLQLNITSNDSNNRVGNNNPPTLQDNTINNILNSINDTFTSNMRVLNGFANDLGQSYISISVACSMFKYIHYLAKNNALTTYTNRFWSNGFEGKSIPVSVQRKIAMKWGLNIKNSHKVMHNLNNPETLASYNQPILNEILTILSNYNPIVFNKRDELEPQLEYNLSQGVTEDLMNQFLENNLEWVTDVINESLGELPNFY, from the coding sequence ATGTCTCGTAGAGGTGTTAAAAAACCAAGACCTTCAAAAGTTTGTCTAACATGTCGTAGACGTAAAGTTAAATGTGACCAGCAACATCCTTCATGTATGAGATGTATCAAATCATCGACTTTATGTACTTATACTTATTCCACTCCCGTATCAGATGACTCTCTTCCAGATTCTTTAGATACTCCAAAAAGTATGTCACAACCGAAAAAAAGTGTAATGCCAACAACAGACCAGCTTATGACAATAGGTTATACTCATACTCCATCTTCAATAACGGATCATcatgattttaataataatttaccaCCATCAGAGGTATCACCATCAGAGTTACCAAATGCAAACTTGACAAATTCAAACTTGCCAAACTCTCCTCTCATATTATCCCTTTGGCATCCAAGTGATACGATGGTTGCATATGGTACTATCACTTTTATTGAACCACCATTTGGCTTACATACTATTGTTCAAAGTGATCATTTCTCAAGAGCATTTGCAGGAGCCGCTCATGGTACAGCACTTTTCGAATTACAAGATAGTgtcattttaaattcagAAGGGAAACTAGTTCCAAGATTAACAAATTCTACCACCACTACAACAGCAGCCACTGCTAAAGAAGTTAGTTTACTGGTATTCTTGGAAAATGCTATAAAGACAAGTATtcaattccaaaaattatCTACTGAAAATGTGCCGCCTgtaaatttcatttatagTTCATATGATATCAATTCTAATGTAAACCCATTATCATTACCCATTTTAAAGACTCTTTTGACAGagattgaaatattattaatggatAGAGAAACTATCGATTCTCTATTAAAGACTTTTTATCAAGACATTTACCCCTTATTCCCCATCTTggaaattaatgatttcgaagatgaattaaagGAAATCTTTGATTTATCAATACCAAATAGATtacaaattaatattggTGATGAAAATGTTCGGAAAAAACTAGAAACATTAACTCTTTTCTTGATTATAATTACAATCTCCTTAAAATGTTATTCTATTGATCCGCAAAGGAAAACGATACAAGGTAAAGATGCATTACAATATGCAAGacaattttcattattatcacataaattattatacttgTTAAACGTTTTCAAATATACAAATGAATTATCTCTCTGTTGTCTATTGTATTTCTATATTgcagaatatttaaatccaGAAAGTTTGAAAAACCATGCCAATAATGaaactttattatcaatcaAATGTTTGTACCAAATGGCTTTGACTTTGGGTCTTTATAATGAGCCAACTAAATATGATAGATTAATCTCTTCTAATGGGATAACTACTTCCGGATTGAATTTTAGAAGAAAACTTTGGTTTGGCCTTCAAATGATTATAATGCAAACTTCTTTAAGTGAAGGTGATATGTTTGGAAGtgaagatatttatttaaatttattcatgCGAGATGCTTCTTCTGATAAAACTCCGATGGATATGTTTGAAGATAACAACGCGCCAGGTTTCGATTCCACTTTAtcacaaatattattagatcaATATAAATTCCATATATCTATGgttcatttaattcaaagTTTACAATATTTTACTGGAAATGCTAATTTATCCACAGTTTTAGAAAATGtggaaattttaaaatcaatattagataaaaaatttcccctatcaaaattaaaatcaaatagcCCCACTGgatttttgaataataatgaatcttCTTGGAGAGGTGCTACCCTTAACGCTTATCACTTACAAAATGCCACTCTTTTACGTATCAATATCTTAGGTTATAGTACTTTATTAAACATCTATCAAACTTTATTATTCCATTTCGAAGAACTTTGTAAAAAGGATGCTATCAAATATTCTCCTTATTATCATGATTTTACTTCAAAGGCAATCTCATCCTATTGCCAATTATTCACAATCGTTTCTGAATAtcaacaagaaaaatataaatcacATATCCcaacaaatttcaaatttgcAATTAATAGATTGATTTGTTTTACCATAGTAAAGTTATGGATTTTCCAATCTTCTTGTCTATTAAGAATagcttttaaaaaattgcaattaaatattacttcaaatgattctaataatCGAGTTGGAAATAATAACCCTCCAACTTTGCAAGataatactattaataatattctcaattcaataaatgaTACTTTTACTTCTAATATGCGTGTACTTAACGGGTTTGCTAATGATCTGGGACAATCATATATTAGTATTTCGGTGGCTTGTTCCatgtttaaatatattcattatttagCAAAGAATAATGCATTAACTACTTATACAAATCGATTTTGGAGTAATGGATTTGAAGGTAAAAGTATCCCAGTTTCGgttcaaagaaaaattgcAATGAAATGGggattaaatattaaaaattctcaTAAAGTAATGCATAACTTAAATAATCCAGAAACTTTGGCTTCATATAATCAACCCATTTTAAATGAGATATTAACTATTCTTTCCAATTATAATCCTATAGTTTTCAATAAAAGAGATGAATTAGAGCCTCAAttagaatataatttatcacAAGGTGTTACTGAAGATTTAATGAATcaatttttggaaaataatttagaatgGGTTACAGATGTTATTAATGAAAGTTTGGGAGAATTACCAAACTTCTATTAA